Proteins encoded together in one Ptiloglossa arizonensis isolate GNS036 chromosome 9, iyPtiAriz1_principal, whole genome shotgun sequence window:
- the LOC143151588 gene encoding protein lethal(2)essential for life-like, with amino-acid sequence MRSRMTLIPKLFSHWWETLEQPHRLIDQHFGRGIRPEQFFSSVFDRTPFRRVPFNYYQPWVDWMKEEESGMSVVKHDKDKFHVVLDVQQFKPEEVNVKVVDNFIVVEGKHEDKEDDHGIISRHFVRKYLVPEQCDPERATSTLSSDGVLTVTAPRKPETIAKKQEKPIKIEHIGKPMKEKELEKMKSSL; translated from the exons ATGAGATCGAGAATGACATTGATTCCAAAATTGTTTTCTCATTGGTGGGAAACATTAGAGCAACCACATCGATTAATTGACCAGCATTTCGGCAGAGGAATACGACCGGAACAATTTTTCTCGTCAGTTTTTGACAGAACACCGTTTAGAAGAGTTCCATTTAATTATTATCAACCATGGGTAGACTGGATGAAGGAAGAAGAAAGTGGAATGTCCGTAGTGAAACACGACAAAGATAAGTTTCACGTAGTACTTGATGTACAACAATTTAAACCCGAGGAAGTAAATGTAAAAGTTGTCGACAATTTCATTGTTGTGGAGG GAAAACACGAAGACAAGGAAGATGATCACGGAATCATTTCAAGacattttgttagaaaatatttaGTACCGGAACAATGTGATCCTGAACGAGCGACGAGTACCTTGTCTTCGGACGGTGTTTTAACCGTGACAGCGCCAAGAAAACCAGAAACCATTGCAAAGAAGCAAGAAAAACCAATTAAAATTGAACATATTGGGAAACCGATGAAAGAGAAGGAACtcgaaaaaatgaaaagtaGTCTATAG
- the LOC143151510 gene encoding uncharacterized protein LOC143151510 isoform X2, whose translation MVNRIIQMEEKNREAERNTKRVQSDETALINDFRTVLSKLNSLEKLGLVRNALKALESENEKYGVANEEKKSDSDEKLKRHNNAVGHESVAVKSNFDVSTDLQKRQDGFIEALNNKDTELYKKIEELQEENKRLFMSVEQLDQQHEESIEQLLSLKEEIEKKHQCLQNAYEQLYVDYNRAQDKVVQLEGRLAATNTVKRVQVETVSLPVQTVHVESEDRLVQTEVLETDEQRNDKNTVDELTRRIKDILKNSFVETEPGLSIFEAVAKQYVDVKWKKDVLEKKVTELNRDLKDAMEMNDNLQIKCYYDMQTHIDSLILENSGFKLNLPSIPEASEERVAWLESETESLHEEVKRLQTENTAWRRENAKLGGGGLSETRSENQGHQGTVSSRNKKPTRLEDIPEGIEETDSAMENLNRRLHATLDENEELRRRIDTLENTEKDTKEQLRMSLEKCKGLVENIEFIKKLKLDLENVKHELRTSTSNRKQLENNLALLRDAKDEVQKENEELSQKTEQLEMEITKCRENKADKKSNNTVLQNLQEQLSNAATEKGDLEYGILNMMRELDEAFNQIDLKESHIAKLNQDNESLKKEKSSLLEQLTAVQDESNDKIDLVNTEKSLLEQEQAELKEIEASKEEELNETRKRLRETEERYAILENEFTSANARAEQLRLRNESLENEVTKLEGLRYELDRTKSTIERLSSVENDYSQLVKEMETLRAKDEELIALQERYSELTEENKSLISLNETIRDKLVQLEHEMASLRVEKRELMNRANESINDNEKQQIKALLEETARENDTLKSSNDKLMAEITESQTKLQVTIESHAESLDMAKQTIESLSHLIREKDEEISSLKATIDTTKVDTELLDSFATIKNERDELVKLVTIKHNESLQYHGEIQRLTHLLNERATQIQSLVAEKDVNLSQLAERNGELLWTKNELQVAQQRLKNVEDSSSHETCGIVEHSTQTSEIAILNEKCDALEAALIQEQSNNRMLQHQLSESQSKEVNAGKELERLRTHLVEIESSYTEEALIAEEARNELEAKLQQAEEKVKSSSIAYTSANIRANQQVETLQQQMALIVQQRDDIQNKLSTAEDKILSQSASLTNLQIVLEQFQRDKERDIIAAMERLQAKLNESYKKQEELANDVTNLKEQLAEAKECLQAASRLSEQLNKKTERIEQLNQEVDRLTNLVNTADHKIEEAKQSGEGKVDKTLIKNLFLGYLFSSAADKSSVLRVFSTILDFNEEEKEKAGLNNAVVQNSWLSRLSSGPTVPNKDQDTSLSAAFVRFLESESKPKPQLPALPIQTSSLPRPGHSRQHSTSSTQSTLLLSNVNLPTFPDFVPARNTGSILKEVLKDS comes from the exons ATGGTGAACCGTATAATTCAAATGGAAGAAAAG AACCGGGAAGCGGAGAGGAACACGAAACGCGTGCAATCGGACGAAACGGCCTTGATCAACGATTTCCGCACCGTACTGTCCAAGTTGAACTCCCTCGAGAAACTGGGATTAGTCCGGAACGCGTTGAAAGCGTTGGAGAGCGAAAACGAGAAATACGGCGTGGCTAACGAGGAAAAAAAATCGGACTCGGACGAGAAACTTAAAAGGCACAACAACGCCGTAGGTCACGAATCCGTCGCGGTGAAGTCCAATTTCGATGTAAGTACCGATCTTCAGAAACGACAGGACGGTTTCATCGAGGCATTGAACAACAAAGACACGGAACTGTACAAGAAGATCGAAGAGCTGCAGGAAGAAAATAAAAGGCTATTCATGAGCGTCGAGCAGTTGGATCAACAGCACGAGGAATCGATAG AACAACTGCTGTCTCTGAAGGAGGAGATCGAGAAGAAACACCAGTGCCTTCAGAACGCTTACGAGCAACTCTACGTGGACTACAACCGGGCTCAGGATAAGGTCGTCCAATTGGAAGGCAGACTCGCGGCTACGAACACCGTTAAACGCGTCCAAGTGGAGACGGTCTCTCTTCCTGTGCAAACTGTCCACGTGGAGTCCGAGGACAGACTCGTTCAGACGGAGGTCCTCGAAACGGACGAACAGAGGAACGATAAAAATACCGTGGACGAGCTTACGCGTAGAATCAAGGATATTTTGAAGAACTCGTTCGTAGAAACGGAACCGGGGCTGTCGATCTTCGAGGCCGTTGCCAAACAGTACGTAGACGTGAAATGGAAAAAGGACGTGTTGGAGAAGAAGGTGACGGAGCTCAACCGAGACCTGAAAGACGCGATGGAAATGAACGACAATTTGCAGATCAAGTGTTACTACGACATGCAGACGCACATCGACTCGCTGATACTGGAGAATTCGGGTTTCAAATTGAACTTACCGTCCATACCCGAGGCGAGCGAGGAACGTGTCGCTTGGCTCGAATCGGAAACGGAGTCCTTGCACGAGGAGGTGAAACGTCTACAAACGGAGAACACCGCGTGGCGACGAGAAAATGCGAAGCTGGGCGGTGGAGGTCTCAGCGAAACACGATCGGAGAATCAAGGACACCAGGGTACCGTGTCGTCTAGGAATAAAAAACCAACGAGGTTGGAGGACATTCCGGAAGGTATCGAGGAGACCGACAGCGCGATGGAGAATCTGAATCGCAGGTTACACGCGACGTTGGACGAGAACGAGGAGTTACGAAGGAGGATCGATACGCTGGAAAATACGGAGAAGGACACCAAGGAGCAGCTGAGAATGTCGTTGGAGAAGTGCAAAGGTTTGGTCGAAAACATCGAGTTTATCAAGAAACTGAAGCTCGATCTCGAGAACGTGAAACACGAATTGAGAACGTCCACTTCGAATAGGAAACAATTGGAAAACAATTTGGCACTGTTACGAGACGCGAAGGACGAGGTGCAGAAGGAGAACGAGGAGCTGTCCCAGAAAACCGAACAGCTGGAGATGGAGATCACCAAGTGTCGCGAGAACAAAGCGGACAAGAAGAGTAACAACACCGTGTTGCAGAACCTCCAGGAGCAACTTAGCAACGCCGCCACGGAGAAAGGCGATTTGGAGTACGGTATATTGAACATGATGAGGGAACTGGACGAGGCGTTCAACCAGATAGATTTGAAGGAAAGTCATATTGCGAAATTGAATCAAGACAATGAGAGTttaaagaaggagaagagttCGTTGTTGGAACAACTGACCGCTGTACAGGACGAGTCGAACGATAAGATCGATTTGGTGAATACGGAGAAGTCTTTGCTCGAACAGGAACAGGCGGAATTGAAAGAAATTGAGGCGAGCAAAGAGGAGGAActgaacgaaacgaggaaacggttACGGGAAACGGAAGAAAGATACGCGATATTGGAGAACGAGTTTACGTCTGCGAATGCGAGGGCCGAGCAACTTCGGTTACGGAACGAGAGTCTCGAAAACGAGGTGACGAAACTCGAGGGACTAAGATACGAATTGGATCGTACCAAGTCCACCATTGAAAGGCTGAGTTCCGTGGAAAACGATTACAGTCAATTGGTAAAGGAAATGGAAACATTACGCGCGAAGGACGAGGAACTGATAGCTTTACAAGAACGTTACTCGGAACTGACGGAGGAAAATAAGAGTTTAATTAGTCTAAATGAAACAATACGAGATAAGTTGGTACAATTGGAACACGAAATGGCGTCCCTGCGAGTCGAGAAGAGAGAATTAATGAATCGTGCGAACGAAAGTATCAATGATAACGAGAAACAACAGATTAAAGCACTTTTAGAGGAAACGGCGCGGGAAAACGATACCTTGAAAAGCAGTAACGACAAATTAATGGCGGAAATCACTGAATCGCAAACGAAATTACAGGTCACTATTGAGAGTCACGCAGAATCGCTCGATATGGCGAAGCAAACGATCGAAAGCTTATCCCATCTTATCAGGGAGAAGGACGAGGAAATTAGTAGTCTGAAAGCAACGATCGACACCACCAAGGTTGATACGGAACTGTTGGACAGCTTCGCGACTATAAAAAACGAGAGGGACGAGCTCGTCAAGCTTGTTACGATCAAACATAACGAAAGCTTGCAATATCACGGTGAAATTCAAAGGCTGACGCATCTATTGAACGAACGAGCGACGCAGATTCAAAGCCTGGTAGCGGAGAAAGATGTAAATTTATCCCAATTGGCGGAAAGGAACGGGGAACTTTTATGGACGAAGAACGAATTGCAAGTGGCccagcaacgtttgaaaaacgttGAAGATTCGAGCAGCCACGAAACTTGCGGGATTGTCGAACATTCCACGCAAACGTCAGAAATTGCAATTCTTAACGAGAAGTGCGACGCACTGGAAGCAGCTTTGATCCAGGAGCAATCGAATAACAGGATGCTGCAACATCAGCTTAGCGAAAGTCAAAGCAAAGAGGTGAACGCCGGGAAAGAATTGGAGAGGCTACGAACTCATTTGGTTGAAATAGAGTCCAGCTACACGGAAGAAGCTCTGATCGCCGAGGAGGCGCGGAACGAATTAGAAGCAAAGTTGCAGCAAGCCGAGGAAAAAGTGAAATCTAGCTCGATCGCGTATACGTCCGCTAACATCAGAGCGAATCAACAAGTGGAAACATTGCAACAGCAAATGGCGTTAATCGTTCAACAAAGGGATGATATACAAAACAAGTTGTCCACTGCCGAagataaaattttatcgcaatctGCATCTCTGACCAATCTACAGATTGTCTTGGAACAATTTCAACGAG ataAGGAAAGAGATATCATAGCAGCAATGGAAAGACTTCAAGCTAAGCTAAACGAATCGTATAAGAAACAAGAAGAACTCGCCAATGACGTTACCAATCTGAAG GAGCAATTAGCTGAAGCTAAAGAATGCTTACAAGCAGCATCTAGATTAAGCGAGCAACTTAATAAGAAAACAGAACGTATTGAACAACTGAATCAAGAAG tggaccgattgacgaatcttgTAAATACTGCTGATCACAAGATAGAAGAAGCAAAACAAAGTGGAGAGGGAAAAGTTGATAA AACTCTCATTAAAAACCTTTTCTTGGGTTATCTATTTTCATCAGCAGCAGACAAATCTTCAGTGCTTAGAGTATTCTCCACGATTTTAGACTTCAAtgaagaggagaaggagaaagctGGTTTGAACAATGCAGTCGTGCAAAATAGTTGGCTTTCACGTTTAAGTAGCGGGCCTACCGTACCGAATAAG gaCCAGGATACATCGTTATCAGCCGCATTCGTAAGATTCTTAGAAAGCGAATCAAAACCTAAACCACAATTACCTGCGTTACCAATTCAAACATCG TCTCTACCACGACCTGGCCACAGTAGACAACATTCAACGTCATCAACGCAGTCGACTTTATTGCTTTCTAATGTAAATCTTCCAACATTCCCGGACTTCGTTCCAGCCAGGAACACGGGTTCTATTTTAAAAGAAGTATTGAAAGATAGCTGA
- the LOC143151510 gene encoding uncharacterized protein LOC143151510 isoform X1 — protein MAWFGDGLPSLSNLKGQITNFTKEVLSDGIVEEIDERSRALNEANEKCIELQELLNSKDAEISLLRRQNCELQKTVVELNEKSKDSKDTRQDDEDETFFWDPVSAKNRNSKNQNHVLQLQEQLAQATVKIRDLETELKCIQKVNNSSLKEDLTDGHRKAEFLRAKQDMVNRIIQMEEKNREAERNTKRVQSDETALINDFRTVLSKLNSLEKLGLVRNALKALESENEKYGVANEEKKSDSDEKLKRHNNAVGHESVAVKSNFDVSTDLQKRQDGFIEALNNKDTELYKKIEELQEENKRLFMSVEQLDQQHEESIEQLLSLKEEIEKKHQCLQNAYEQLYVDYNRAQDKVVQLEGRLAATNTVKRVQVETVSLPVQTVHVESEDRLVQTEVLETDEQRNDKNTVDELTRRIKDILKNSFVETEPGLSIFEAVAKQYVDVKWKKDVLEKKVTELNRDLKDAMEMNDNLQIKCYYDMQTHIDSLILENSGFKLNLPSIPEASEERVAWLESETESLHEEVKRLQTENTAWRRENAKLGGGGLSETRSENQGHQGTVSSRNKKPTRLEDIPEGIEETDSAMENLNRRLHATLDENEELRRRIDTLENTEKDTKEQLRMSLEKCKGLVENIEFIKKLKLDLENVKHELRTSTSNRKQLENNLALLRDAKDEVQKENEELSQKTEQLEMEITKCRENKADKKSNNTVLQNLQEQLSNAATEKGDLEYGILNMMRELDEAFNQIDLKESHIAKLNQDNESLKKEKSSLLEQLTAVQDESNDKIDLVNTEKSLLEQEQAELKEIEASKEEELNETRKRLRETEERYAILENEFTSANARAEQLRLRNESLENEVTKLEGLRYELDRTKSTIERLSSVENDYSQLVKEMETLRAKDEELIALQERYSELTEENKSLISLNETIRDKLVQLEHEMASLRVEKRELMNRANESINDNEKQQIKALLEETARENDTLKSSNDKLMAEITESQTKLQVTIESHAESLDMAKQTIESLSHLIREKDEEISSLKATIDTTKVDTELLDSFATIKNERDELVKLVTIKHNESLQYHGEIQRLTHLLNERATQIQSLVAEKDVNLSQLAERNGELLWTKNELQVAQQRLKNVEDSSSHETCGIVEHSTQTSEIAILNEKCDALEAALIQEQSNNRMLQHQLSESQSKEVNAGKELERLRTHLVEIESSYTEEALIAEEARNELEAKLQQAEEKVKSSSIAYTSANIRANQQVETLQQQMALIVQQRDDIQNKLSTAEDKILSQSASLTNLQIVLEQFQRDKERDIIAAMERLQAKLNESYKKQEELANDVTNLKEQLAEAKECLQAASRLSEQLNKKTERIEQLNQEVDRLTNLVNTADHKIEEAKQSGEGKVDKTLIKNLFLGYLFSSAADKSSVLRVFSTILDFNEEEKEKAGLNNAVVQNSWLSRLSSGPTVPNKDQDTSLSAAFVRFLESESKPKPQLPALPIQTSSLPRPGHSRQHSTSSTQSTLLLSNVNLPTFPDFVPARNTGSILKEVLKDS, from the exons AAAGACACTCGCCAAGATGACGAGGACGAAACATTTTTCTGGGACCCAGTATCCGCCAAAAATCGAAATTCGAAGAATCAGAATCACGTACTACAGCTACAGGAACAGTTGGCACAAGCCACCGTGAAGATACGCGATTTGGAAACCGAATTGAAATGTATCCAAAAG GTTAACAATTCCTCGTTAAAGGAGGATCTCACCGAtgggcatcggaaagcagaattcCTTAGGGCCAAGCAAGACATGGTGAACCGTATAATTCAAATGGAAGAAAAG AACCGGGAAGCGGAGAGGAACACGAAACGCGTGCAATCGGACGAAACGGCCTTGATCAACGATTTCCGCACCGTACTGTCCAAGTTGAACTCCCTCGAGAAACTGGGATTAGTCCGGAACGCGTTGAAAGCGTTGGAGAGCGAAAACGAGAAATACGGCGTGGCTAACGAGGAAAAAAAATCGGACTCGGACGAGAAACTTAAAAGGCACAACAACGCCGTAGGTCACGAATCCGTCGCGGTGAAGTCCAATTTCGATGTAAGTACCGATCTTCAGAAACGACAGGACGGTTTCATCGAGGCATTGAACAACAAAGACACGGAACTGTACAAGAAGATCGAAGAGCTGCAGGAAGAAAATAAAAGGCTATTCATGAGCGTCGAGCAGTTGGATCAACAGCACGAGGAATCGATAG AACAACTGCTGTCTCTGAAGGAGGAGATCGAGAAGAAACACCAGTGCCTTCAGAACGCTTACGAGCAACTCTACGTGGACTACAACCGGGCTCAGGATAAGGTCGTCCAATTGGAAGGCAGACTCGCGGCTACGAACACCGTTAAACGCGTCCAAGTGGAGACGGTCTCTCTTCCTGTGCAAACTGTCCACGTGGAGTCCGAGGACAGACTCGTTCAGACGGAGGTCCTCGAAACGGACGAACAGAGGAACGATAAAAATACCGTGGACGAGCTTACGCGTAGAATCAAGGATATTTTGAAGAACTCGTTCGTAGAAACGGAACCGGGGCTGTCGATCTTCGAGGCCGTTGCCAAACAGTACGTAGACGTGAAATGGAAAAAGGACGTGTTGGAGAAGAAGGTGACGGAGCTCAACCGAGACCTGAAAGACGCGATGGAAATGAACGACAATTTGCAGATCAAGTGTTACTACGACATGCAGACGCACATCGACTCGCTGATACTGGAGAATTCGGGTTTCAAATTGAACTTACCGTCCATACCCGAGGCGAGCGAGGAACGTGTCGCTTGGCTCGAATCGGAAACGGAGTCCTTGCACGAGGAGGTGAAACGTCTACAAACGGAGAACACCGCGTGGCGACGAGAAAATGCGAAGCTGGGCGGTGGAGGTCTCAGCGAAACACGATCGGAGAATCAAGGACACCAGGGTACCGTGTCGTCTAGGAATAAAAAACCAACGAGGTTGGAGGACATTCCGGAAGGTATCGAGGAGACCGACAGCGCGATGGAGAATCTGAATCGCAGGTTACACGCGACGTTGGACGAGAACGAGGAGTTACGAAGGAGGATCGATACGCTGGAAAATACGGAGAAGGACACCAAGGAGCAGCTGAGAATGTCGTTGGAGAAGTGCAAAGGTTTGGTCGAAAACATCGAGTTTATCAAGAAACTGAAGCTCGATCTCGAGAACGTGAAACACGAATTGAGAACGTCCACTTCGAATAGGAAACAATTGGAAAACAATTTGGCACTGTTACGAGACGCGAAGGACGAGGTGCAGAAGGAGAACGAGGAGCTGTCCCAGAAAACCGAACAGCTGGAGATGGAGATCACCAAGTGTCGCGAGAACAAAGCGGACAAGAAGAGTAACAACACCGTGTTGCAGAACCTCCAGGAGCAACTTAGCAACGCCGCCACGGAGAAAGGCGATTTGGAGTACGGTATATTGAACATGATGAGGGAACTGGACGAGGCGTTCAACCAGATAGATTTGAAGGAAAGTCATATTGCGAAATTGAATCAAGACAATGAGAGTttaaagaaggagaagagttCGTTGTTGGAACAACTGACCGCTGTACAGGACGAGTCGAACGATAAGATCGATTTGGTGAATACGGAGAAGTCTTTGCTCGAACAGGAACAGGCGGAATTGAAAGAAATTGAGGCGAGCAAAGAGGAGGAActgaacgaaacgaggaaacggttACGGGAAACGGAAGAAAGATACGCGATATTGGAGAACGAGTTTACGTCTGCGAATGCGAGGGCCGAGCAACTTCGGTTACGGAACGAGAGTCTCGAAAACGAGGTGACGAAACTCGAGGGACTAAGATACGAATTGGATCGTACCAAGTCCACCATTGAAAGGCTGAGTTCCGTGGAAAACGATTACAGTCAATTGGTAAAGGAAATGGAAACATTACGCGCGAAGGACGAGGAACTGATAGCTTTACAAGAACGTTACTCGGAACTGACGGAGGAAAATAAGAGTTTAATTAGTCTAAATGAAACAATACGAGATAAGTTGGTACAATTGGAACACGAAATGGCGTCCCTGCGAGTCGAGAAGAGAGAATTAATGAATCGTGCGAACGAAAGTATCAATGATAACGAGAAACAACAGATTAAAGCACTTTTAGAGGAAACGGCGCGGGAAAACGATACCTTGAAAAGCAGTAACGACAAATTAATGGCGGAAATCACTGAATCGCAAACGAAATTACAGGTCACTATTGAGAGTCACGCAGAATCGCTCGATATGGCGAAGCAAACGATCGAAAGCTTATCCCATCTTATCAGGGAGAAGGACGAGGAAATTAGTAGTCTGAAAGCAACGATCGACACCACCAAGGTTGATACGGAACTGTTGGACAGCTTCGCGACTATAAAAAACGAGAGGGACGAGCTCGTCAAGCTTGTTACGATCAAACATAACGAAAGCTTGCAATATCACGGTGAAATTCAAAGGCTGACGCATCTATTGAACGAACGAGCGACGCAGATTCAAAGCCTGGTAGCGGAGAAAGATGTAAATTTATCCCAATTGGCGGAAAGGAACGGGGAACTTTTATGGACGAAGAACGAATTGCAAGTGGCccagcaacgtttgaaaaacgttGAAGATTCGAGCAGCCACGAAACTTGCGGGATTGTCGAACATTCCACGCAAACGTCAGAAATTGCAATTCTTAACGAGAAGTGCGACGCACTGGAAGCAGCTTTGATCCAGGAGCAATCGAATAACAGGATGCTGCAACATCAGCTTAGCGAAAGTCAAAGCAAAGAGGTGAACGCCGGGAAAGAATTGGAGAGGCTACGAACTCATTTGGTTGAAATAGAGTCCAGCTACACGGAAGAAGCTCTGATCGCCGAGGAGGCGCGGAACGAATTAGAAGCAAAGTTGCAGCAAGCCGAGGAAAAAGTGAAATCTAGCTCGATCGCGTATACGTCCGCTAACATCAGAGCGAATCAACAAGTGGAAACATTGCAACAGCAAATGGCGTTAATCGTTCAACAAAGGGATGATATACAAAACAAGTTGTCCACTGCCGAagataaaattttatcgcaatctGCATCTCTGACCAATCTACAGATTGTCTTGGAACAATTTCAACGAG ataAGGAAAGAGATATCATAGCAGCAATGGAAAGACTTCAAGCTAAGCTAAACGAATCGTATAAGAAACAAGAAGAACTCGCCAATGACGTTACCAATCTGAAG GAGCAATTAGCTGAAGCTAAAGAATGCTTACAAGCAGCATCTAGATTAAGCGAGCAACTTAATAAGAAAACAGAACGTATTGAACAACTGAATCAAGAAG tggaccgattgacgaatcttgTAAATACTGCTGATCACAAGATAGAAGAAGCAAAACAAAGTGGAGAGGGAAAAGTTGATAA AACTCTCATTAAAAACCTTTTCTTGGGTTATCTATTTTCATCAGCAGCAGACAAATCTTCAGTGCTTAGAGTATTCTCCACGATTTTAGACTTCAAtgaagaggagaaggagaaagctGGTTTGAACAATGCAGTCGTGCAAAATAGTTGGCTTTCACGTTTAAGTAGCGGGCCTACCGTACCGAATAAG gaCCAGGATACATCGTTATCAGCCGCATTCGTAAGATTCTTAGAAAGCGAATCAAAACCTAAACCACAATTACCTGCGTTACCAATTCAAACATCG TCTCTACCACGACCTGGCCACAGTAGACAACATTCAACGTCATCAACGCAGTCGACTTTATTGCTTTCTAATGTAAATCTTCCAACATTCCCGGACTTCGTTCCAGCCAGGAACACGGGTTCTATTTTAAAAGAAGTATTGAAAGATAGCTGA